In Candidatus Zixiibacteriota bacterium, the sequence AATCGATCTGATTGCCGGTCTGCTCTGGGGCGTCGGTTTGGTGACGACAATCTTTCTGATTCAATGGATTCTTGGATGGGTGCGTGTGGTCGGGGTGTCGTGGCCGGTGGGTTCGCTTGCGATCATGGCGCTGGTCATCGCGATGGCCGCGTCACGCGAGGAAATCATCATGCGCGGCTACATGCTGCACAACGTCATGCAATCCGCCAACAAGTACGTCGCGCTGATGCTGATAGCGGCGCTTTTCGCGCTCTCTCACGGTTTGAATCCGAACATATCATTCATCGGGCTGGCCAATATCGTAATCGCCGGGTTGCTGCTGGGAGTCTACTATATTCACCGCGGCAACCTGTGGTTCCCGATCGGCCTGCACGTCGGCTGGAACTACTTCCAGGGGGCGGTCTGGGGCTCGCCGGTGAGCGGTATCACCCTGCCGGGTATCGTGCAGATCGAGTTCACCGGGCCCGAACTGTGGACCGGCGGCTTGTTTGGTTTCGAAGCGTCGCCGATCACGACAATCGTCACCGTGCTGGCGACCATCATGATTCACGTTCGATACCGGGCGGAGGCCGGTGTCGGCGCGATTGCACCGTCGCGACAAGACACTGACACCCCTCCGCCGATGCCTCGTTGATCGTCAGTCTTCTTCGTACTGCCGCTTCAATCGGTCGATAACCGCCGGATCGGCCAGCGTCGTGGTGTCACCCATCACTCGACCGGTCGCGATATCACGGAGCAGCCGACGCATGATCTTTCCCGAACGCGTTTTCGGCAGGTCCGGCGTACATACCATCTGGTCGGGTTTGGCGATCGCGCCGATCTTGCGCGTGACGAAATCGACGAGCTGGTGACACAGACGGTCGTTGCGTTCAACCCCGTCCTTGAGCGTTACGAACGCCGCCAGCGCCTCGCCTTTGATCTCGTGCGGCACGCCCACGACCGCGGCTTCCGCCACCGACGGGTGTCCAACCAGCGCCGACTCGACCTCCATCGTCGAGATACGGTGCCCGGCCGTATTGATCACGTCGTCAACCCGGCCAAGAATCCAGTAGTAGCCATCCTTATCGACCCGCGCGCCGTCGCCGGGGAAATACACGCCGGGCCATTTCGACCAGTACGTGTCCACGAAC encodes:
- a CDS encoding CPBP family intramembrane glutamic endopeptidase — protein: MSEQVPHSGSTAQADMPQDSTVRPAIPYGWLRALIYFVVYLVATIAMSIVAVIATGATSNEEFVALLDKPVMIGLELMQIVAALVLTWLFRRFLDRRSFVSLGFSLPRWARIDLIAGLLWGVGLVTTIFLIQWILGWVRVVGVSWPVGSLAIMALVIAMAASREEIIMRGYMLHNVMQSANKYVALMLIAALFALSHGLNPNISFIGLANIVIAGLLLGVYYIHRGNLWFPIGLHVGWNYFQGAVWGSPVSGITLPGIVQIEFTGPELWTGGLFGFEASPITTIVTVLATIMIHVRYRAEAGVGAIAPSRQDTDTPPPMPR